The Oxyura jamaicensis isolate SHBP4307 breed ruddy duck chromosome 3, BPBGC_Ojam_1.0, whole genome shotgun sequence genome segment GacaataagttttaaaaaaatatagttacAGAACTGAATTTACAGTGGTTACACTGAAATTTAGACATTTtactacagtttttttttctgattaaggcatgacagagaaagagatttCCCCCTTTCTATTCATGACTGAAAACAGATTGGGTTTTAACATCCATTATTCTATTTGCTTCCCTGTGAAGCAAACGAGGAATGGGATAGTAGGTTACCTGTAGACCAGTTGTCTGCTACTGCTGACTCTGTGTTCTTGTACCATTCACCTTTTCATAAGTGGAATGGTTAAGTAAAAACTGTTCAGCTCTGAAATGATCATTTAGGGCATTCTACCCTGCAGTTAAGGATCCATTAAAAATTGCTAATAGTTATTAATGACTTCTTGGTATAATGGAGAACTTGATCATTCTGTTTGGAAAATCTGTTTGACTACAGGCTTTTTGTAAGCATCAGAAATTTTtagaaagaattaaattaatgGTTATTCATTGTATTTGCATTGTGACATGTAAATGCCAATTCATCTACTTTGTTTTTTCAGGTAGTACCTACTATAGTTTTTTATGTcactttttactttaaatggCAAGTTCGTatatgaaaaacactgaaaatcacagaatcacagaatagtctaggttggaagagacctccaagatcaccgagtccaacctcctacctaacgctaacaaatcttccactaaaccatatccctaagctctacatctaaacgtcttttaaagacctccagggatggggactcaaccacttccctgggcagcctattccagtgactaacaacccatgcagtaaagaagttcttcctaatatccaacctaaacctcccctggcgcagcttgagcccattccccctcgtcctgtcaccaggcacgtgggagaatagaccaacccccacctcgctacagccttccttcaggtacctgtagagtgcaataaggtcacccctgagtAATGGCACTAAAAATGGCACTTTTATATACcaaattaatatgtatatatatttttttaacctagtTTTGTTGTAATTAAGGTACTGCTTGAAATACCTTTACTTACTGtagttaaaatatatgtatttatttttatttttttatgtaactgcttctctttgcttctcAGCTTTTGTATACAGGTGATTTCTCAAGACAGGAAGACAGACATCTGATGGCAGCTGAGATTCCCAATATTAAGCCCGATATTCTTATCATTGTAagttttacaaaattatttctttatgttaGTAATTACATATGTACAGGGGTATTAGTAAATTAGAACTGAAATGGCATGGGAAAGACAGTGGAGGTTTTATGGTAATATGTGAATGGTGTTCACTGTCCAAACACTTGGGTGTTCAAAACACTCCAACAGTTCTTTTTACTGCATTAAAAAGTCTTAAcatctaattttcattttataattctgTTACCGTTCATAAGCCTCTAGACATGCCTTTTTAAGAGATTTAACAAGTTTCAGCTTGTATAAATCCCAAcctaaatgttttatttcagaatgacCAATGGGATCTTCTAGAGTAATGCTGAACATATTTCATTTGTTGTGTCCCTTCTGACTGTTTTCTGTAACTGataattattacattttaaatcacaTCAAAATCTTATATTTTAAGTAATTCCCATATTTTAGACTAGGCGTTTCTAAACTGTACCACATGTACCACTAGTGAGCCATGTTAATGTAATAACCTGTTCATCAAAGAAGTGGCAGCATTTTCAGTTAGGAAAATATGGTAAAATTGAAACCTCTTAAATGAAGCATCAAAATTTGTAGTTctaccttttattatttttatttatttttatttttttaaaggatccCTTTCCAAATTGCTACCAGGGGCTTGGGGAGAAGGTTATTTATCTTGGTGGAGGAGGTGGTTATGGGAATTtggagttgggggggggggggggatttttcctttctttccctttcccactcTGCCCCAACATATTATAAAGCTGAAGACTTAATGCATGCAATGTAATGGCAGACACATGGGAGTCCTTAACTGTAAAGTGAAAGTTCTGTTTCTGCACCAGCGTTTTTCTGAATTGTATTGGATTTAAGAAGATCAGGAATTAGTCTGTGTCAGTGCTTTTAATACCAGGTTTCTCTGTATGTAGGAGTCCACCTATGGCACTCATATTcatgagaaaagagaagagcgAGAGGCAAGATTCTGCAATACTGTTCATGACATTGTAAATAGAGGAGGTAGAGGTCTTATTCCTGTGTTTGCCCTGGGTCGAGCTCAAGAACTACTATTAATTTTAGGTATGTATCTTTCCAATTTCTCTTAATAAAAGGCATATAAAAAAGGAGAATGTTTTCATGTGCGGTCTTCCAAgtgtattaattttttaataacttctcAGCAATTTTTAAGTATGTTAATTACTTGAGAATATATAATATTGTTTGttcaaatgtgaaattaaaaataaaaatcaaccacccAAAAAGCCTTTTCAAAATGAGTTTATAGGACAGGCAGTTTGGCTATGTGAGGTAGAAAGGAGACTTTTTTACCTATTACCAAGGTAATTCCATGGTAATATGCGCTTAACCTTCGAATCTTGTTGAACTGGGATTTCAGCAAATGGGAAATATTACCTTAGATTGCAAAGTTAGTAATCAAAACATGACTGTtctatataaaatgttttgctaaaaaGAGGTAtgctttcttccaaaattttaCTACTTTTGCCCTTTAATTCACAAACCTACATGAAATGTTTCTAGGAAAAGTTGAGAAGACCATAACCATAGACACTTCTAGCATTTCTAAAGTTTTAATCACAATGGGAAAGCAAATTAGGCTTTGTTAAGAAGACcaaaatggagggaaaaaattaTACGTGATCATAATAAGCTACTTCACATAAAAGATAGAAATAGTTGTTGTAAGGTACTTCGGatataacaatttttaaagtatttccagGCTTCTGTGCTTCCTTTTAGCAAGAGTAATTTGTTTGATAGAAGAGGTAAAAACTGAACATTTGAAACCTCATGTAGCCATTAGTTTGGAATTTGTTGGTCTTTCCTTGCTGTGTGTAGATATTGAAGTGACATTCTAAAGGAAAGCTTGGAAGTACATCTACTAAAGCTAGACATGCAATTGGATGCTTAATTAGGTAGAAAATACGATCGCATCTCACATGCATACACAACTGAACCCGCGGgcttctgtgtttgtgttcCTTCCATATGTGTCTGACAAAAAATAAGATACTGCATTATGATACAGAAATGTATGATGATGGGTGCAGTCTCTTGATATTAGAGTAAATCCTGCTACTGGCCATCTTTTATTGGCTGTCTCCCCCTTGTATTTGAGCTGATTAAGATATCCATGACAGTGAACTGCTCTGACATACTCTGAAAACTTTGTCTGCAGACCAAAGCTGCGAGGTTAAAGCTGTATCATTTAAATGTACAAATACAGCCAAAAGAGCATACTACTCTTTTGGGGTGACTGTTCTGCAGTTTTgcaatataaatatgttttatattagCAGAGTTGTGCCCAAGTGAGAAAACGAGTAAGTTGTGCTTGCGTATCTGCACTCAGATCTCCTCTTCATGTTTAGTAAAGGTCATCGCTACTGTCATCAGTGTTAAAAATGAGTTGTGATTAgtggagggattttttttcctgtttttgtttcagttaagCTTGTAAAATGCAACTGTTGGTGATAATACAGGAAGCCAGGTGTGTAACTGGGTAATCCCTTCACTCCTCAAACTCTGTGGATTTGTTTTACAGAACTTTGATGTAGTGAATTCCCACTAACATCTACGTGCAGATGTCTCTAGCTGTCAGATATATAACTTATATTTGTCAGAGACATTTAAGCTTTCTTACAGTGGTGTGGTAGAACTTACTTTGTTGTAAAAGTAAATTTAGTGCCGTGTGGCATATACGTATACTGTGTGGCTGAAACTGGTGATTGACTGGGGTTGTCCGTTTGTTTGTATTAGAGTTACATACACTTTCAGTTGgtgattgttttttcttctttagtaggccaggtggaaaaaaaaagagtgattttctgtaataaaaatgataaaaacattgCTAAATCTGCTTTACAAAAAGTATAAACACTTCTGAGAAGTATGCATTTTGGAGATAATGCTGTCTTTGTGagctgtttggtttgttttttttgtttcagatgaatACTGGCAAAATCACCCAGAACTCCACGATATCCCTATTTACTATGCCTCCTCTTTGGCAAAGAAGTGCATGGCAGTTTACCAGACATACGTCAACGCCATGAATGACAAAATCCGCAAGCAAATCAACATCAACAAtccatttgttttcaagcaTATTAGTAACCTGAAGGTAAGGTTGTCTTATAATAGGGGAAGATTGAAGAGTTCATATTTGCTGAATAGTTTGCATGTGTACTATCCTAATAGTTACAGGTTTATAGCTGAATTTTCTGCTCTCCCATTGTTTAGAGGGCTGGATGAGGGGAGCTTACATCCCAACTTTTCTTCCAGTATCGATCTGTATGCTTATAATTTGCCCCTTATGGGCATCACTAAGAGAAACTTTCCTGCAAAGAGCCTTTTTATGAGAATGCTGTTATCTGTGAATGTAGGGCTCTACTTCTGCGTTGTTCAAGGATGATGGTAACTGATGCTCCTGCTGTTTTCCACTTAGAGTATGGATCATTTCGATGATATCGGCCCGAGTGTGGTGATGGCCTCCCCAGGTATGATGCAGAGTGGCTTATCCAGAGAGCTGTTTGAGAGCTGGTGCACAGATAAGAGGAATGGAGTGATTATAGCCGGGTACTGTGTGGAAGGAACGCTTGCTAAGGTAAGTTGTTAATGCACCACTAATTCTTACTAACTACCATGCAcgttgcatttaaaaagaattggCCAACAGGACATTTTCAGTGATGTTATAGAGAATGAGCTTTTCTAGGAGGAGTTATCTTGTCAGGAGAAAGAATCACTGATACTTTTCTCTATGTCTAGATATTTGAGAGGAGGAACCCTAGCCCCAGTGCTAGAGGAGTCAGTGTTAAATCTAACACTACTTATGTGTCACAGATCATGCCTTATGCATGTTGTGCCACTGTCTGCTTGTAGAAAATTCCTTCCTAATTCTGGCAGCTAAGGGCAACCAGAGTGTTTAGTTTTGCctttagagaaagaaatcagaCAGTTGTTATAATTTCAGTGTAAATTTTAGAGATGTATGTGGTGGAAGAATGAACTCCCAAATCTGCTGGGCATGTAAAAGATTAAATTTGTGTgttgtgcatgttttttttttctatttgtgactgtttgttttgtgaaattttaggatttttttctgttcttcacattTAACTTAACTGTCAATATTATTTTGTTGATAATTGAACTGTAAAACCTTAGTTTTATGGTGTCTGCAGGAgtctcttaattttttatttaaagaagtgctcttttttttctagcacATCATGTCTGAACCCGAAGAGATCACAACTATGTCAGGGCAAAAACTCCCCCTGAAGATGTCTGTGgattacatttctttctctgctcacaCAGATTATCAACAAACTAGTGAGTTTATCCGGGCCCTGAAACCTCCGCACGTGGTTAGTATACATGCTGCCCGTTTCTCCAGAATGGGATTCATCAAACCAGTTCACAGCCTTGAGTCATCAAGGCAGCGATTGGGTCTAGCAGTAGCCAGCATCCCTATCCTTTGAGTAATAAAAGGTGAagactttgccttttttcactGTTACCTTAGTGAAGTAAAGATGAACCTGCTCTTGACTGTCTGTCTGTGGGAATATCTCAGAATTGTACATTTAtttgtgcatgtatatatttatctacatgcaaacacaaaaccatAAAGCTAACTTTCATGGTTGAACTGAAGTTAATACTTCCTTTCAGAATATAACAATGTGTTCATGtatgaaaagtgaaatgaaatctaTATAATGCGTTCTACTTACTTGCTTGTATTTTCCTACATATAGTGTCAAGGTATTGTTCCTTCAACTAATGTTCAGAATTCAAACACAAGCATAGAACTGCATGTAGAATAACTGAACTAAATTTTCACATATTATGTCATCatgaaatgcacattttcatGAAGATGAAGTACAAGATGGCAGTTTTAGATAATTTGCTTACTAAACATGTCTGGTTGGGCAAATACCCtatgttaaaaggaaaactgtCTTACAGATTTTAGTTCATGGTGAACAGAATGAAATGGCCAGGTTGAAAGCAGCATTGATACGGGAGTATGAGGATAACGATGAAGTTCATATAGAAGTTCATAATCCTAGGAATACCGAAGCAGTGACATTAAacttcagaggagaaaaacttGCCAAggtataaaattaatattttcttatctgtacagcagtatttttctctggattaaaaactaaattctttaaaattcttaaaattcttTCAAGACCCtaatttaaattgcttttatattGCATGTGTTTTACAGGAACTCAGAGTGTGTGAATGTTGTtggctggtttttatttttgtggggggagggttgttgtttttttcatttttgccaaCCTAAATCTATGCTGCTATCGACAAATCTGCTAGTGCTTTCAGCCCCATCATCCCAATCCATTTGCTGTATGATCCAAAACAGCAGTTCTCAATTTTCTCCCGACAAAGAACATCAATTCCAGTCATGTTAGAGCGCTGAATTCTGTGCATAAATAATGTAAtagttttcatttacatttcaggAAGATGCTGTCAAACCATCTATACATACTAGAAGAGAATAATTGCTTTGGCTGAATTAAATAATTACATGCTTGACTGTAATCAGACATTTAGAAATGCTGTCTCCAGATACTTTAATCAGTGAGAcagtttgtaaaataaaatccttgtaAAAATGATTGTCTGGCAGAAGAAAGTTTGTAGCCATGACTGTGCAGTGTATTTtgtaaaatgattaaaaaaaaacaacaaaaaaatacagcttaaagAGAATATTTTACAAGTTTATATGCATGTGTTCTGAGTAGCAAGAAGTATGATGCATTTAAACTACTATGATAATATTTCATGATAAAATCTTCAAATAATACAACAAAATCTAAATAGTGAAATAAGTAGAAGCTAATATGTACAAGAAATTGTAGAGAAATGTGTATTAATTGAACTACATTCTGATTAGAAGCAGAATCTAGTTTAGATTCTTTAAAGAAGACCCTTTTTTGATGACTAGTCCCTAATAGCCAACTTCTATTAGACTCAACTGAATTTAACAACAGTTTTCTCATGGTACATAAGTTTGAAGGAAGAGTGATTGAAGATCACTCATTGATGAATGATCAATGATGAAGATCACTCATCAATATCCTTATTAAATAACTGGTATTTAATAAGGACCTAATCTTAACTCCTTATAGAATCAATGCCAAAAATGGCACTGGTGCTACTGATAAGCAGTGTCACAGTTTAATTTATCAAGTATTTACAAGCCTAGCAGTAGTACTGGAACATAGTGCCTAACTGCTTTGTGCACTGGAGTTACTTGTAGGTAACGGGGACTTCTTATAGAGCTGAACTCCAGCACAACCTTAAGATGAAGGGCCAAGGTGTTAGTTGTCTGCTAATGACATGTGTGGAGCAGGGTCCAGTGATTTGGCATGCACAGGTAGCTACCACACTGGCTGGAGTgctgtgctgaaaataaattggcTCTTCCTCAGAgctctgtgagaaaaaaatctgtacagtttaattcctcttttctgtTAGTGAGATCTGTATTTATGGACTTTGAACCTTTTGAGTCTTCCTAAAGGAGTCCAACTTTCTTGTCAAAGCAGGACCAACTACAGCAGGTGGCTTAGACCCCCACACAGTCCCATTTTAAAGGTCTGCAATGTCTACATAAcctttctgggcagcctgctctggtgTTCAGCTACCACAGGTTGAAAAAATTCCAGGTCTTTCCTAGACATACGAAAAGATTGGAATGCCATTTCTTCTCACTAGGTAACAGTGCTCTTCTCTCAGTTTGTGTGAAAACTAGGAAGCGTTGTTGAAAATTAGGACACCTGGCTCTTTCTGGGAGTCAGTTACATGGCCAGAATTCTAGAGTTGTTTacaaaatagaataataatacATGTTTTCTGTGGCAGCCACTGGAGAAAGAACATCTTTcggtttttatattttactgtttcaacattttattgtttttcatccTAGAGTGTTTGTTGTCTGTGTTTATGCTGaccttcctttattttcagagtAATTCTAtaccatgtttgtttttttctgaggacCTATATTCATCTCCATGGTTAACTTTAAGCTATGAAAACATCCGATTGCTTTGTTgcaatatatgcattttttttcttttcaggtgaTGGGATCTTTAGCAGATAAGAAGCCAGAACAAGGACAGAGAATTTCTGGAATCCtagttaaaagaaattttaactATCATATACTTTCTCCATGTGACCTCTCCAGTAAGTAAAGAGAGTAATATGCTTAGTGGGCGATTGGAACTTTCTGTATCCTTCTGTCATTAAAACGCATACagtactgtttgtttttcctgttattttgtATTGCCTAAGGTTCTAAACTGTTGAAGTGAGAAGGCATTCAATTCATTGTCCTCAGAAGTTTAAgatcttttctgtcctttctcggaaagagaagcagcaaaattgttttctccttctaGTTATTAAAGCTTCTTCCTGTGTTTGAATATGCATCGTAGGTACCAGTGAGAGCAGAAGAGCACCGTGATCGATTGTCTTGCTCGTTtctaaaatgtcattaattCTTAGTGTAAAAATCATATTACTGTGAAAGTACTGCATATTTCTCCTATGCTGTATGTTACTATATAAATTGATTTATTCTCAGAACAGAAGAGTAATTAAATAGTGTAGTGAGGTTGAAAGAGCTGGGGGAAAGCAATTCTGCTGTCCTGTCCTAGTTCATTGTTTGCCTGTAATGCATCTGATAAAATAATAAGCTTTTGCTGGTTCCTTGACTACAAATGGTGTATTTATCTCACAATAGGTATTCTTTACAAACTATCCTTTTAAATCCTCTGTCTTAAATGTTTTGGTGATTATTTGGAATCATTTCACTGTAGtgacaactttatttttttaggaagcaaattaaaaaagctcatttttaatacattcttttaaaatttctttcagattATACAGACTTGGCTATGAGCACTGTAACACAGACACAAGCCATTCCATATACCGGCCCTTTCAATCTCCTTTATTACCAGCTACAAAAGCTTACTGGTGCGTATTTgggaagaaatgtttgtgaTTTATAGTGgtcaatttttaaaagaacttacAGTCCTCAGGGAGCTTCGgagtggattttttattttttttttgctctgccAGTAATTGAAGTGTCacaatttgttttgtatttttaaacttttattagaTTATGCAGCTTCTGCCAGATGTCGTTCATGGGCATGACGAACCCTCTACAGGGATCCTACTGTAGCTGTAATACAGAATCACGAGCATCTAACAGTATAGAGTTGCAGATGATTTTTTTGTCTCCTATCAGGACCCAAAGTGAATACTCTGATGAAAAATCTATTAAATGCTCTTTTGTCTCTGGCCCCAAAATAGAATGGTTATTGGCATCTAATTagtaaaacaaagacagaaactTTGTCATACAACCTCTTTTGTCCCTCCCCGTGAGGGGCGAATCTAGTCTTCTTGGCTTTTTCTGAGCCAGAAGCCATTTAAATCTGCTCCTATTGTGATCTGCAGTGCCTCTGTCTAGCTTTCTTAAAGGACAGAGGCATCTCCAGTCCTAGTTCATTAAAAGCAGGCACGCTTTCTAGGATGCCTTCCCAGATTTGAAGCTCAGGATTCTTCTTTTTGTGACAGTCACCTAGTGACAGAGCCAAATTCATATCACCAGGTCTCTTAGCCTGAATGCTACCTCACccaaaaatgcttttgaatttAAAGTATTGTAAACATTCAAAGCATTGAATGTAAACTTGTGTAAACAATGGGTTGTCCTTTAGGGTAGAGGAGGAGCTGGTTGGTGCACTCAGGTCAGTGTACTAAGGCAGTCACATATAAGAATCCAAAACAAGTGAAATGGCCAATAttacataccaaaaaaaaaaggacaaagcaaaaaataaaataatgttatcaGGTAAGGGAAGAGAGTAAGCACTTCAGGCTTAGAAATGGATTGTGAACTGCTGTGATAATAACGGACAGCCCTTCTCATCCTTAAAATGACCTGTCTTCTTCTGCAGATAAAATTGGTCCTGTTCTCAGTATAATTTTATCCTTGCTAACCATTTGTCGCTACTTTTTAGGTGATGTAGAAGAAATAGAAATCCAACAAAAACCAGCCCTGaaggttttcaaaaatattactgtGATCCAAGAACCAGGCATGGTAGTCCTTGAGGTAGGCACTGGTGGGGAAGAAACAAATACCCTCTTTTCTGTAGAATAGTATCATATTGATGCCATGCAGgattaaatgttttaagtaaAGTTTCCTTTGAGCTATGGCCCTGTGTTGATGCATGTTGTTTAACTtagcatgtttctttttatgcagTAGCTCAAAAGTCTaattcaatgtctttttttacTTGGCAAATATAGCGATTGGAAATCAGGTCAGTTGGTGTTCTTTCCCTACAGCCCCTAGTTGTGTTAATTAATAACTATTTCATAAATGTGTTCAGAAACATTCAGCAGTCTGAATTTTTCATGGGAGGTTACTAGAATATATCAAGTTACAAGCagttacaaataataaatgtatGAGAGTCATTTTAAGCTAGAATTcagggaaaaagtaaaagaacGTCATTAATGTTGGTTTTGTATTGCATTATTCATTCAGCCCAAATAATGCTCAAATTATATAAATTTTTATCTTCCAGTGGGTGGCAAATCCTGCTAATGATATGTATGCGGACACCGTGACAACAGTGATACTGGAAGTTCAGTCAAAtcctaaaatacagaaaggtaGTAAGTTTACTGTATGTTTATTTAACTGAGgctttcttcttaatttttgaTATCAAGCTAAAGGGATATAATGCCATGTAATAGATTTTCCATTATCGTGCTTCATCTCGTTATGAAACTTCTTCacttcttcagattttttgCTACTTAAATACAGAATTACAACTTGATTTTCCTTATTTGTAACACATTCACGTGTTGAAACTTTCTTTTATACATCACCTTATAGCTGACTGTGGAAAATACAACCTTACtctttggtttttttttttgtatataaacTATTTAAACTACATCATTCCTGATacagatttaaatatttaagtttctTATTCAAAAGTCATGGTTACCATTCAGGAGTGGTATTCC includes the following:
- the CPSF3 gene encoding cleavage and polyadenylation specificity factor subunit 3 isoform X2, whose translation is MPQKLFTDGFFQTMSKSGHVLGAAMFMIEIAGVKLLYTGDFSRQEDRHLMAAEIPNIKPDILIIESTYGTHIHEKREEREARFCNTVHDIVNRGGRGLIPVFALGRAQELLLILDEYWQNHPELHDIPIYYASSLAKKCMAVYQTYVNAMNDKIRKQININNPFVFKHISNLKSMDHFDDIGPSVVMASPGMMQSGLSRELFESWCTDKRNGVIIAGYCVEGTLAKHIMSEPEEITTMSGQKLPLKMSVDYISFSAHTDYQQTSEFIRALKPPHVILVHGEQNEMARLKAALIREYEDNDEVHIEVHNPRNTEAVTLNFRGEKLAKVMGSLADKKPEQGQRISGILVKRNFNYHILSPCDLSNYTDLAMSTVTQTQAIPYTGPFNLLYYQLQKLTGDVEEIEIQQKPALKVFKNITVIQEPGMVVLEWVANPANDMYADTVTTVILEVQSNPKIQKAAVQKISKKVDMDVYSKRMEIMLQDMFGEDCVSSKDGSVLCVTVDGKTANVSLDTRTVDCEPGSEDDDSLREMVELAAQRLYDALSPVH
- the CPSF3 gene encoding cleavage and polyadenylation specificity factor subunit 3 isoform X1 — translated: MSAKRKAEALIPAEESDQLLIRPLGAGQEVGRSCIILEFKGRKIMLDCGIHPGLEGMDALPYIDLIDPAEIDLLLISHFHLDHCGALPWFLQKTSFKGRTFMTHATKAIYRWLLSDYVKVSNISADDMLYTETDLEESMDKIETINFHEVKEVAGIKFWCYHAGHVLGAAMFMIEIAGVKLLYTGDFSRQEDRHLMAAEIPNIKPDILIIESTYGTHIHEKREEREARFCNTVHDIVNRGGRGLIPVFALGRAQELLLILDEYWQNHPELHDIPIYYASSLAKKCMAVYQTYVNAMNDKIRKQININNPFVFKHISNLKSMDHFDDIGPSVVMASPGMMQSGLSRELFESWCTDKRNGVIIAGYCVEGTLAKHIMSEPEEITTMSGQKLPLKMSVDYISFSAHTDYQQTSEFIRALKPPHVILVHGEQNEMARLKAALIREYEDNDEVHIEVHNPRNTEAVTLNFRGEKLAKVMGSLADKKPEQGQRISGILVKRNFNYHILSPCDLSNYTDLAMSTVTQTQAIPYTGPFNLLYYQLQKLTGDVEEIEIQQKPALKVFKNITVIQEPGMVVLEWVANPANDMYADTVTTVILEVQSNPKIQKAAVQKISKKVDMDVYSKRMEIMLQDMFGEDCVSSKDGSVLCVTVDGKTANVSLDTRTVDCEPGSEDDDSLREMVELAAQRLYDALSPVH